In Papaver somniferum cultivar HN1 chromosome 1, ASM357369v1, whole genome shotgun sequence, a genomic segment contains:
- the LOC113278739 gene encoding endoplasmic reticulum-Golgi intermediate compartment protein 3-like: MMKMGVKQALKSLDAFPRAEDHLLQKTQSGAVVSIIGLVIMAMLFLHELKYYLTTYTVHQMSVDLKRGENLPIHINMTFPSLPCDVVSVDAIDMSGKHEVDLDTNIWKLRLNSAGHIIGTEYLSDLVEKEHTNHKHNGGKDHEGEVDSAHKPHGHGFDQDAEKMVKKVKEAIADGEGCRVYGALDVQRVAGNFHISVHGLNIFVAQQIFGGPTHVNVSHVIHDLSFGPKYPGIHNPLDETSRILRGASGTFKYYIKVVPTEFRYLSKDVIPTNQFSVTEYFSQINEQDRNWPAVYFLYDLSPITVTIREERRSFLHFITRLCAVLGGTFALTGMLDRWMYRILEGLTKSNSRTIVR, from the exons ATGATGAAGATGGGTGTGAAACAAGCTCTGAAGAGTCTAGATGCGTTTCCTCGTGCAGAAGATCATTTGTTGCAGAAGACTCAGTCTGGAGCTGTTG TCTCCATAATCGGTCTGGTCATAATGGCTATGCTGTTTTTGCATGAGCTGAAGTATTATCTTACAACATATACCGTTCATCAG ATGTCTGTAGATTTGAAGCGCGGAGAAAATCTTCCAATCCATATAAACATGACCTTCCCTTCATTGCCTTGTGATG TTGTAAGCGTGGATGCAATTGATATGTCAGGCAAACATGAGGTGGACCTGGATACGAACATATGGAAA CTTCGTTTGAATAGTGCTGGACATATAATTGGTACCGAGTACTTGTCTGATCTCGTTGAGAAGGAGCACACAAATCACAAACACA ATGGTGGTAAGGATCATGAGGGTGAAGTTGATTCTGCGCACAAACCTCATGGTCATGGATTTGATCAAGATGCTGAAAAAATGGTCAAGAAGGTGAAAGAAGCAATAGCGGATGGGGAGGGTTGCCGG GTTTATGGAGCCTTGGATGTCCAAAGGGTTGCTGGGAACTTTCATATTTCAGTTCATGGCCTAAATATTTTTGTTGCTCAACAG ATTTTTGGGGGTCCTACTCATGTGAATGTTAGTCATGTGATTCATGACTTGTCTTTTGGGCCCAAGTATCCAGGAATTCATAACCCACTCGATGAGACTTCCAGGATTTTGCGCGGTGCAAGTGGAACGTTCAAGTATTATATAAAG GTTGTTCCAACAGAATTCCGGTATCTCTCAAAAGACGTAATACCGACTAATCAATTTTCTGTAActgaatattttagccaaataaaTGAGCAGGATAGAAATTGGCCAG CTGTTTACTTTCTGTATGATCTTTCACCAATCACTGTGACAATTAGAGAAGAGCGTCGCAGTTTTCTCCACTTTATCACTAGACTTTGTGCTGTCCTTGGTGGTACATTTGCTCTAACAG GAATGCTGGATCGGTGGATGTACAGAATTCTGGAGGGATTGACGAAGTCAAACAGTAGAACCATAGTCCGATGA